The Linepithema humile isolate Giens D197 chromosome 2, Lhum_UNIL_v1.0, whole genome shotgun sequence genome has a segment encoding these proteins:
- the LOC105674807 gene encoding tol-Pal system protein TolA-like, protein MKILMTIVLLSAVACVVELKSESKKQKRGVAFFGSPDFFGIVPAFGPSSWAPTAFAASAWNPPNPDLALAQVQVQATHNVALQALRDPAPGTPSIAYPPDVLRAIQQAKEANNNVAMAQHKVAEAKQTALIQQKIALAKEAAAREAAARSYEISQHVEAEAKASARQLVALQQRLATLKDSVAAAQRVAAARETAAAAAIQKNAADTAAELRKQDVDKQISLSEQEAKEKDVIAAKENAIAAAVQQASLLKPVHHPWG, encoded by the exons ATGAAGATCCTCATGACG atTGTGCTTTTATCTGCTGTTGCGTGTGTTGTGGAGTTAAAATCAGAATCGAAGAAGCAAAAGCGCGGAGTGGCGTTCTTCGGGTCGCCTGATTTCTTCGGAATTGTGCCGGCTTTCGGTCCTTCGTCATGGGCTCCGACGGCTTTCGCGGCCTCAGCTTGGAATCCACCGAATCCTGATTTAGCGCTCGCACAAGTTCAAGTTCAAGCTACGCATAATGTGGCGCTTCAG GCATTGAGAGATCCGGCGCCTGGTACACCTAGCATCGCGTATCCGCCCGATGTCCTGAGAGCGATTCAGCAAGCAAAAGAGGCGAACAATAATGTTGCCATGGCTCAGCACAAAGTTGCGGAGGCGAAGCAAACCGCGCTGATTCAGCAGAAAATTGCATTAGCGAAAGAGGCAGCAGCGAGGGAAGCTGCTGCAAG ATCGTATGAAATTTCGCAACACGTCGAAGCTGAAGCGAAAGCCAGTGCTCGGCAACTTGTAGCTCTGCAGCAGAGATTAGCAACCCTGAAAGATTCCGTCGCAGCCGCGCAAAGAGTGGCGGCGGCAAGGGAAACGGCTGCAGCTGCGGCGATCCAGAAGAATGCGGCTGACACCGCCGCGGAATTGCGAAAGCAGGACGTTGATAAACAGATAAGCCTGAGCGAACAAGAAGCTAAg gAGAAGGATGTAATAGCTGcgaaagaaaatgcaataGCAGCTGCGGTTCAACAAGCAAGTTTGCTGAAACCTGTACATCATCCTTGGGGCTGA
- the LOC105674789 gene encoding uncharacterized protein DDB_G0284459-like: MSIMLIINFVISISAICCATNIAFSTGASVTPITSIKSKRGIVDASQDFRKDKEQSRSVITRSNTQTPRISSSQNINPKSLPASYRSASNNQRAFNANPNHKSGSYAYGSVPKRPLPYPVRQTESAIRNSHLAPYLNALNNPYAQKAATSGEKPLDASKSITSQSLQKLQGAYSPSYNAFYQDKPIELSGFSDFEYPSYASINKLISQSAPTVQVPVYQASYPLSKITDYTSSFPTVASVVAPSSDKTPQGTKQKEATVNVNGKKISVPIIQLQSSPNFSGVLPAFESQPLLLSANYPTETDLGFNFGTGPKFNMALQSRNVSPFLSPLSSFQGQVVPIQTANSSPQFPQYKGASIGVYPVPSNVPKVQGNYESLYSQPQLHFGKEHSGNVQPVNVQQNIVHPSVSTGDILEDAEIINPKNPEPHTPQPDDDEDGERYKHPEKENERSSEDNDTERRPRKYFKESPTESNFKPSTAFPFKEYDERFGKYSRAQSDDEDSDKPYKNYSSLEEDEEEKERDSSSEDRAEYAESPKSSRDSYEEEDEEEEESHKKERREETDEDSNEEVAPKRSKYYVKDFEQEFENSYREELPKEEYEHVKEVPEIDSYDDPKPKQRQKNNNQSPVNHEQPEESIDQEFRVSHKNRKIPKISYRDSMAYGSDLSAKKAPKVIYEESFGYKTPEVIKYSKHAKTEATTIDKYLTAKKSPKEDSYLRAAKYYKFKSPKTGGELISKNKDPYSQSSTNNWKINKSSLEDTIFRSNTKQLSDSSDRPSFHRSITMNGQVRPLVNAEIFHDLTGI; encoded by the exons ATGAGTATTATGTTG ATTATAAACTTCGTTATCTCTATATCTGCAATATGTTGTGCTACAAACATCGCATTCTCGACTGGCGCTTCTGTTACACCAATAACATCTATTAAATCAAAACGTGGAATCGTGGATGCCAGTCAGGATTTCCGCAAAGACAAGGAGCAATCCAGATCCGTAATAACAAGAAGCAACACTCAAACACCGAGGATCTCGTCGTCTCAGAATATTAACCCGAAATCATTGCCTGCGAGTTATCGAAGCGCATCAAATAACCAGAGAGCCTTTAACGCCAATCCAAATCACAAATCCGGTTCCTACGCGTACGGCAGCGTGCCGAAACGACCGCTTCCTTATCCAGTTCGTCAAACTGAATCAGCCATCCGGAACAGCCATCTCGCTCCGTATCTCAACGCATTGAATAATCCTTATGCGCAGAAGGCTGCGACGAGCGGCGAGAAGCCGCTAGATGCATCTAAATCGATCACGTCGCAATCGCTCCAGAAACTGCAAGGCGCCTACTCGCCTAGCTACAATGCATTTTATCAAGACAAGCCGATCGAATTGTCCGGTTTTTCCGACTTCGAGTACCCCTCGTACGCCAGTATCAACAAGCTTATTTCGCAGAGCGCTCCCACCGTGCAAGTGCCGGTGTACCAGGCCAGTTATCCTTTGTCAAAAATCACTGATTACACGTCGAGCTTCCCGACGGTGGCGAGTGTCGTCGCTCCGTCGTCGGACAAGACGCCGCAGGGCACCAAGCAGAAGGAAGCCACCGTAAACGTGAACGGTAAGAAGATTTCGGTCCCAATCATTCAACTTCAGAGTAGTCCGAACTTCTCTGGAGTTTTGCCCGCCTTCGAGAGTCAGCCGCTCCTTTTGAGCGCGAACTATCCGACTGAGACGGACTTGGGATTTAACTTTGGAACCGGGCCAAAATTCAACATGGCACTTCAATCGAGAAACGTTTCGCCGTTTTTGTCGCCTCTGTCGAGTTTCCAAGGTCAGGTCGTGCCAATTCAGACGGCCAACAGTAGTCCGCAATTTCCGCAGTACAAAGGCGCCAGCATAGGAGTTTACCCTGTCCCGAGTAATGTCCCCAAAGTGCAAGGCAATTACGAGTCGCTTTATAGTCAGCCACAATTGCACTTTGGCAAGGAACATAGTGGTAACGTGCAACCCGTTAATGTACAACAAAATATCGTGCATCCCTCCGTTTCAACGGGAGACATTCTAGAAGATGCGGAGATCATTAATCCGAAAAATCCAGAACCACATACTCCACAACCTGACGATGACGAGGACGGCGAAA GATACAAACATCCGGAAAAGGAAAATGAACGCAGTTCCGAAGATAACGACACTGAGCGTCGaccaagaaaatatttcaaggagTCGCCGACTGAGAGTAACTTCAAGCCCTCGACGGCTTTCCCCTTCAAAGAGTATGATGAGAGATTTGGAAAGTATAGTAGAGCGCAAAGCGACGACGAGGATTCCGATAAACCATATAAGAATTATTCATCATTGGAAGAAGACGaagaggaaaaagagagagattcaTCGTCAGAAGATCGTGCCGAATATGCTGAATCTCCAAAATCGTCACGTGACTCGTACGAAGAGGAAGatgaagaggaggaagagagtcATAAGAAAGAGAGGCGCGAAGAAACAGATGAGGATTCTAATGAGGAGGTAGCACCCAAGCGATCTAAGTATTACGTGAAAGACTTTGAACAGGAATTTGAAAACTCTTACAGAGAAGAGTTGCCAAAAGAAG AATATGAGCACGTGAAAGAAGTGCCAGAAATTGATAGCTACGATGATCCGAAACCTAAACagcgacaaaaaaataataatcaatctCCCGTAAATCATGAGCAACCTGAAGAGTCGATAGATCAAGAATTCCGGGTTTCCcataaaaatcgtaaaataccAAAGATAAGTTATAGAGATAGCATGGCTTACGGCTCGGATTTATCCGCTAAAAAAGCACCAAAAGTGATTTACGAAGAATCTTTTGGATACAAAACTCCCGAGGTCATAAAGTACTCTAAACACGCGAAAACCGAAGCAACTACGattgacaaatatttaacTGCTAAGAAATCACCAAAAGAGGACAGTTATCTTCGCGCagctaaatattataaatttaaaagccCGAAAACTGGCGGCGAgcttatttccaaaaataaagaTCCGTATTCACAGTCTTCTACAAATAACTggaaaatcaataaaagctCATTAGAAGACACAATCTTTCGATCGAATACGAAACAACTGTCGGATTCTAGCGACAGACCTTCCTTTCATAGATCGATCACAATGAACGGACAGGTGCGTCCTCTCGTGAACGCAGAAATTTTTCACGATTTAACGGGAATTTGA
- the LOC105674803 gene encoding uncharacterized protein, with protein MKKIIVLFGIVACSYGSHWNYGNYGELTLGEIAIDQHSSGTFNLGESHSLDFLGGHSPILNEVSNWPSDINNFHGAHVIPVVKHIAIGIPTITKVPIGVPHPLVEAVPQPYPVTVVIPKPVPYEVEKQVVKTVEKKVLTPVEKIVPVKIEKLVPFRVVKHVPVPFEKPIPIKIPIYKTIIHKVKGH; from the exons atgaaaaaaatt ATTGTGCTGTTCGGAATTGTCGCCTGCTCCTATGGTTCCCATTGGAACTATGGAAATTATGGCGAGCTTACACTGGGAGAGATTGCTATAGACCAGCACAGCTCGGGAACTTTTAACCTGGGAG AGAGTCATTCGTTAGATTTCTTGGGAGGTCACTCACCGATTTTAAACGAAGTAAGCAATTGGCCTTCGGATATCAACAATTTTCACGGAGCCCATGTAATTCCTGTTGTTAAGCACATTG CGATAGGAATACCGACGATCACGAAAGTTCCGATCGGCGTTCCGCATCCGTTGGTGGAAGCGGTTCCACAGCCTTATCCTGTTACCGTGGTGATTCCGAAACCTGTACCATATGAG gtggAGAAGCAGGTGGTCAAAACAGttgagaaaaaagtattaacaCCCGTCGAGAAAATAGTTCCGGTTAAAATCGAAAAGCTGGTGCCCTTCCGCGTGGTGAAACACGTCCCTGTGCCGTTCGAAAAACCGATCCCCATCAAGATTCCGATCTACAAGACCATCATACATAAAGTCAAAGGCCATTGA
- the LOC105674814 gene encoding zinc finger protein 512B has protein sequence MLHLSSILAVCLVTKITLASYASSDSGWHGAINYGFNGNGINIHQDLGSYSSLGNGNFQVGLGNGLDTTNVQHSLTQPIPISQHVEVTKPVAVPIIKNFGYPVAQPVAIHIPHPVAVPVAQPYPVHVPVAQPVPVPVVKTIAIPVEKKVPYRVEKIIPVPVEKPVPITVEKHIPVPVERPYPIHIPVYKHIFHRKTKKHSRRRYY, from the exons ATGCTCCATCTGTCTTCA atacTCGCTGTATGTTTAGTAACAAAAATAACGCTTGCTAGTTATGCTAGTAGCGATTCTGGATGGCATGG AGCTATAAATTACGGATTCAACGGCAATggtataaatattcatcagGATCTCGGATCGTATTCTTCTCTCGGAAATGGCAATTTTCAAGTAGGATTAGGCAATGGACTTGATACCACGAATGTTCAACATTCACTTACTCAACCTATACCGATTAGCCAGCATGTGGAAGTTACCAAGCCAGTGGCGGTTCCAATCATAAAGAATTTTG GGTATCCAGTGGCCCAGCCCGTGGCGATTCACATACCGCATCCGGTGGCAGTGCCTGTTGCTCAACCCTATCCTGTCCACGTGCCAGTCGCCCAACCGGTGCCGGTGCCGGTCGTGAAAACCATCGCGATACCGGTCGAGAAGAAGGTACCATATCGAGTGGAGAAGATCATACCGGTGCCCGTGGAAAAGCCGGTGCCGATTACCGTGGAAAAACACATACCTGTGCCAGTGGAGAGGCCGTATCCGATCCACATACCAGTCTACAAGCACATTTTCCATCGAAAAACTAAGAAGCACAGCCGCAGACGCTACTACTGA
- the LOC105674802 gene encoding uncharacterized protein — translation MSRIVLLSLVSLAAATPVFVGQDGHYMMQIFSIQPAIDRSDQEISGTSGSSGYGGGYGGGYGGGDYGGGDYGGGHEGGGYDASAGGHLESSGGLDGGHQDFSSGGGFDGGHGGDDSGHGISLDGGHNYVHSVPVSEHVEVTKPVAIPVYKHIGVPVPKSVPIAVPHPIAVGVPQPYPVHVPVPKHIPIQVVKTVAIPVEKKVPYPVEKHIPVPIEKPVPITIEKHIPVPVIKPYPIKIPVYKTIYHHAKKH, via the exons ATGAGTAGAATC GTATTGCTTTCTCTGGTGTCCTTGGCCGCGGCCACGCCGGTGTTCGTGGGCCAAGATGGACACTACATGATGCAAATATTCAGCATCCAGCCTGCAATCGATCGATCCGATCAAGAAATCTCCGGTACTTCCGGCAGCAGCGGCTACGGCGGCGGCTACGGCGGCGGCTACGGCGGCGGTGATTACGGAGGCGGTGATTACGGAGGCGGCCACGAAGGAGGTGGTTACGATGCAAGTGCCGGTGGACATCTAGAGTCGTCCGGCGGTCTCGACGGTGGTCATCAAGATTTCTCTTCAGGCGGCGGATTTGACGGCGGTCACGGTGGTGATGATAGCGGTCACGGTATCTCACTGGATGGTGGACATAATTACGTGCACAGCGTTCCCGTCTCCGAGCACGTCGAAGTGACAAAGCCTGTGGCCATACCAGTCTACAAACACATCG gtgTACCGGTTCCAAAATCAGTGCCGATAGCCGTGCCACATCCGATAGCAGTTGGCGTACCGCAACCTTATCCCGTTCACGTTCCCGTGCCGAAGCACATCCCAATACAAGTCGTGAAAACAGTGGCGATTCCAGTGGAGAAGAAGGTTCCTTATCCCGTAGAGAAGCACATACCAGTGCCCATCGAGAAGCCTGTTCCCATTACGATCGAGAAGCACATCCCCGTCCCGGTCATCAAACCGTATCCCATCAAAATCCCCGTTTACAAGACCATTTACCATCACGCAAAGAAGCATTAG